aaATCCTTTGGAACTCTCCTTATTCCTCTATGAAATATGATCCTCCTTTGAATGACTTGAGCTGCACATTTTAATGAAGAGAGTGGtgtgcataaaaacaaaaatggactCATCcatatgtaaataaaatgatgGTAGTGCACATGCTCATCTCCAGTACCCCATTATTGCAGAAAATTGCATACGTTTATGCGCTGGAATGAtatcactttattttcatttgtctGAGCATTCACTAAAGCTGCAGATGAGTCTGCCCCCTCTGTCGTTCCTTTCCCTCTGTCTTTTTGCAGACATATGGATCTGAGAGATGCCTGCTGCGTTGCTTTCAATCAGGGCCACTGATCTAACAAAGCAGGGGAGCAGAAGCATGTCACCATTTGTCACATGCCACTGGGGCACAAGCTGAGCAGCAGGCACACCCTCGGGTGTGTTAGGCCAGGAGGGAGTACTGCAGCTGCCAGTCTCCGGCAGGTTCCCTCTTGTCCCATGCTGTCCCCCTGGGACCAGCCACCCAAATGTCCCCAGTCAGTTGTCTGGGACGATTCGACCTGTGATCCACCCATCTGGATGGAAGACTGCATGCATTGAGAAGGCTGCTTAGCTTCCATCACCCTGAGGAAGGAGTCTGATTATGAGGAGGCCCATCTGGGGATAGAGATCCCCCTGGTGAGTCCGAACCTTGGAGTCCTAAATACACCCCTTCACTGTACCTCTCTTGGATTTTCATACCAACTCATTCTCTACACTACTTCAAACACTGCTGCTTTGATCCTCTCACTCCTGATCTATGGCACTGGGCAAGTGAATTCACCTGCCACCCCAGGTAAAGTCAACCAAAGCCTGCTGGAGCGTTAAGCAAAGCATAGCATAGATACATATGTTATGTCTCTGTGACAGTGCTTATCATGCAGCTCAAGGGCTGCCATCCTTTACCCAATGGTTATATCTCACACATCATTGGATCCATGTCCGATGCATATCTTGGCTGACAGCATAGTTGAAAGCCTGGAGCATGACAGACAtgtaaaagtatacattgtATACCCAAGTGTGCTGAGCATTGTACGCTGCAGCCTTTAAAGTTCCTGTACTCTGCTGTGGCATGTGTTCACCAGTGCATTGTTTGTAGAGCCCGGTGATTAGAGGCTATTGGAAGTGATGCAGAACCAGACAGTGAGCGATGCCATACTTTCAGGATGCTGTGACCACATGGGGCAGCATATGGAGctatttcctcttctctctccaggACTTTTTAGACATGTCAGTTGGGCCTTAATCATGCATTTTTCTGCATGAGGGGAGAACTGGAGTATCTGTGCCAAGCTGGCTTCTGTGCCCTGCGGTTCTCCACCAACACAGTCAATAAATAGTGCCCAGCACCACTgtacacaacacacatgcatacaaacatgcacacaatggCAGATACACACAAAGAGTTTACCTCAGTCCCATTTAGGAGCCTGTGCTTATTCTGTCCATTATTCAGGCCAACATGCTTTAGACCATTTCCTTATTGTCATCATGCTTTTTAATTAGAGGAGAGTGGGAACTGGTGGATGGGGGACCATACCTCAATAGTTCAGCCTTCCAGAGACTCAGGGACAAAAGGGGCATTTTTCAAGGTCTAAACCCACCCCCGCTCATATACACAGCCATCTAAGTCCCCAGCCACCCTTGAGAGGGAAGCACAGCCTTCCATGTGCATAAAGTTGAAATAAACTGCAGTCTGTATTTTCATTGGGGAAAGTGAACCCAATTTACACGCTGCTCCATTGGAGATGAGCACTCTAGCGTACCCTAGCTGGTAATCTTGCCCAGATTCCCCCTTTGTGTCCTGCAttattgttgaaataaataaccTTTCACTGCAATCAGTGTGGGGATCTTCACTTAAATTATCACCCCACAGATAGCTCACTCATGATCTGCTTCTATATCCATTAACTATCCAGGAAAGTGATTTATTGGTGAAGGGTAAGAAAAAAGGAATGAGGAGAAAGGCGAAGGAATCAGTTTGGTTAGACAATAGTGCCCTCTACTGTTTTCAAAGTGGATCGCTTCGACAGAGTGGAAAATGGAACTGATAACATCTTCAACGCTAATGTGCTGATGAAGTTTTGTGGTAGTTTATGTGAGCCTTATATGGTCATCTTTAATTGCAATGACTAAAATAAATATGGGACTTTTCAGACACCTGCAGTTTAAAAGAATTAAAGGGCCAattcaagaaataaaaacaactaaTCCAGATCAGAATAAAGCATCAGAAAAGCCAATACAACCAGAAAAGTCACCAAAAACACAGAGCTTCAACACAGTTCAGACTGAAGTATATGGGCATGGACATTATGCCCCCTCTTAGTAGCAATTCAAGCCAGGGATCCAGTACCTAACCCCCTCtcttcatccctccatccctccaacCCCTTCTCTGCAGTCCCTCTTTCCCCACACTCCTGTGATGTGTCGTTACACGCTCGGCTGGCTCCTCTTCCATGACAGACTGTTACTTCCTGGAGCGGAAACGCATTTGATTGTTAACATCTGGGCCATTACAATTGCAAACTAGGGCTCTGTACATCAATCAGGAAGTGATTTCAAAACAAAGAGACCGTCCTCCAATCAATCTATTGGGAAGCGGGGGCATTACATGCTCCTGTAATCCCGGCTAATTAGCGGGATAATGGGAATGAGATTTATGAATCTGCTGAGGAGAGTGGAGGTGCGAGGGCACACTCAAATTAGCAGGGATGCACACCAGCCAGAACTGAAATAAGGAGGATGTGCTGTTGGTTTTTTATCAACTTCTTGCTGCTGAGCCACCTTTAGCTCAGTGTCACTGTGTAGGGAGCATCACGGGCTAATGTGCAGGCACTATGCGAGGCACTGTTACTGTGCAGCAAatccttttaaaaaaggagTTCAATTTTGTGTTAACATCCACCAGAGGAGCATTTTCAGTTAATCAATGCTTCTGTTAAACATCtggtatttcacaaaaaaagggAGTAGCCTATACTGTAAGttcttacaaaataaaagtagaGCATTAGACCCATTAAATATATTTAGTATTTGTGGATGTTCAACTTTGGTTGGTTTGCTTAATAACAGTGGCTCCCAATCTTTTTCAAACCATGGAACCCCTTCATAGGAATTTCTTTTTTATGGCACCTCCTTTTTCCCACCACACCCACCCAACACATGCACCCTTTACACCTAAAATGACACGGCATCTGTTGTAGGGATTATTTTAACAAACTAATACAACTAATTAATTCCTTGTCTTGTATTTTAGCTCATacagatatgaggacggattgTGAAAGTTGTATATGGATATGTGTCCCACAAGTGGCCAAAATCTGTGATATTAACAAAtgtgaaacaaatgaaaattaaaaaaatcttttggcACTCTTGGCACTACTGCTATAGCTGTCAGTTAGTGTTGATCTGCAGATATGATATCTGGCATGCAGCATCCTGGTTGCTTGGTTGTCTGCAGAGCAATTTGAGTGAGTGAATCATTCTGAGAGTCTGAGTTACTTAATTGCATTCTACCCAATCCCAGAATTATTTGTAGCCtgagtgaatgagggagagTGTATGTACAACACTGACtgtgtggcagtgtgtgtgaggCAGTGTGTTCCCTGGAGGTGGCTGCCTCAGTGCCACCCTGAAGCCTCTTCCTCCCCAGCGGCCCCAGGCCTGACCTTGCCCGCTGGCGGGGGACATCTCCCATTAAAGCAGCGCATTGTGATAAGCCCATTTCTTTTCCTTCAGCATCCCTTTAATGTCATCCCTGAAATATGAAGTCATTAAGCGATATTAAAACAGTGCTGACAAACTAATtaacagaagacattatacGGGATGGGCTCGATTAATCCGCTTTAATTGCTCTTTTAAATGGGGGCTCCAATTAAAATTAATAAAGATTTACTGGTGATCACACCAAACTACACCAAGAAGTGGTTGTCTGAAGGGCAGCCTAAAGTCAGCGGCCTCCATTCTCAAGTTGCACTCGCTATTGCTCCCTGCACCCTGAGCCTGCCAAAAAGCCTGTATCTATGAGCAGGAGATTAAACACAGGGACTGTCCCAATGCCCCTGGTCCCACAGCTGCTTTTGTCTCCAGCTCAGGAGTGTTTGATCCTGCCTTTGTCTTACCAGGACCCTGCTAAGGAGACACTGGCTCATTTTCCCATTAATAtcacaccacacacatacattgacTGTACACAATCAGCCATGCTTTTTTAACCCACAAATGTACAATTGTCAATACAATGTTGACAATTATAAAAGATTTCACAGTGTCCGCTTCCCTGAAGTGCTTGCTGGTTGAAACGATTGATCAGTGTTGAAAAATCCCAGCAGTTCATTTTCTACACAGTGACAAGTGCACCCCTGTGTGGAGACTTTTGTACACAACAGAATCCGATGCTGCATATTCAACGGATTAAAACAGATTTATAGAGTAGATTTAATTTTAAAAGAATACTAGTGATCGGCTAAAATGTAACTATTCACATACACTAAAGATTTTCCTACTTGCACTGCGAGAGATGAGTCAATTGAGTTTGAGGCGAGCTCAGCTGCGTGTATTACAGCAGAGATTCACTAGGTGATGCTGTTACTCTTTTCTGTTCATCTCTAAGAACTGAGCGATGAATTCAAattttgtcttcattttttcTCTTGCAGTGTGCGATTGAGAAAACTACAGCTTCGTTAAAATCCTtacttgatgttttttttttttttcataaatctgCTTTTCTATGAGGTTAAAAGCATAACACAAATCTGTTCCACGACAgaacagatttgtttttgtttacattttatgaCGCCCTGTTGCcttttacttttcatttcaTCTTCATTACAAAGCATGCTGTTTTATCTGAGACTCTCTAATACAGAACATAATTTCCTATCGCGCTGCCGCTGTTCAAGTTGAAGCCTTGTCAGCCAGAGGCAGTCAAACAAACTGAAggcattttctttgttttctttcattatATCAGAGGTTACCAAGTCTTGTTCAGAAAATGTTACACAACAAATTAATTTGAGCAAAGCACTTTGGTTCGACCAGAGGCATTTAATTGAGCTGAGAATGTAAATCAATTTACTGAAGAAGACAGATCTAATTGAAAAGAAATATCTATTAAAAGATTAGTGAGGTTTATTGTCTCCAGTCTTTGTCATCAACCAATTCAACTAATGTTTTAATTTCCTTAATGTTATCATTTCTGATGTAATTGGTGCTTTGGTGCCTAATTGGTTTTCCTATTAAATGTTTGGTTTTGCACACAGACAATGTAATCTCACACAGTGATAAGAAACAGTTTATAAAAGTGGTCCATGATGTTGTGCATTCCTGTCTTTATTCTCTTATTTTAAAGGCaccttgttgcctttttgtttaaAGTTTAAGGGATACAATTACCGGTGGACATACAAGTATTGATGTGCTAAATACAACAGAGTGAAATAAACAATTGGCAGTGAATTGAATTCATCACATTTAATTCACTGCTGTGATTTTCTGGTTTATATTAAGCCCAAGGCATCCAACATAGCTCATCTGTGATTTTTGTGACATCGCTAtacttgtgtgtgcatgtgtgtttgcgaTCAGCGTGCTTTGAGTGGGTGCCTGGAAGAAAGAGTCAACGGGTTTGCGGAATTTTGCTTTGGTGGCACAACTGTGATATGAGGTCACCTCGGGCGTTAGTCATTAGGAGGGAATGCATTGTGGCTGTTTTTAAGACATGGCAGTTGTCCGCATCCGCACCAGCCACACAATGAATGCAGGCCTTAGAAAGTTGACTTGAATTGGCTTCGGTGAACAATGTGAACGGCATAGTTTGGGGGACATTTAACAGCTGGCTGGTGCACGTGGATTAGAGGCACCTTAGGGGCTCGGCAGTGGCTCACAGTATTTTCATAGGGAGAGTAAAACATTTACAACCAAATACAAAGCATATACCTGGTGTGTCATcttcaaactttaaaatatgttCATGTATTGCCAAAGAACAGCATAACACACAAGTTGTATATTATAATTTAGTGCATCTTTAATTTTAATAATCATCCAGTACAAGTTATGTGAATGAAATATCGGAAAATGATTGTACTTTACATGATCTTTATACATGATAATAAAACCATAACAGTCACTTGCATTATTTTCACATGCACATTCTGTCAAGCTAAAAGTTTACAACATAATTAAAGAACATTATGCAACATACAACAACAGTATATGTACGTTTACACAACACACAGCTATCAAATTGAATTAAAAGCAAACTAATACTGACGGtaactgccaaaaaaaactCTTCCAGTTCAGCTAAATCAGGCTACACTATAGTTTCACATATCAAAAAGAATGATTACACTTTGTAAACATTTTTACACACCTACAAACTCAGTAACTCTCTAAATGCGTTGAGGCAGATTATACAAGTAAACACTAAACAATAGAATAAACCACAAGAGCATTAAAACTTATGAATGATTGCATGTTTGTAAAAGTAGAACATACAGCATTTTAGACTATAGATAGCTtatcaatatttaaaatgatgtgtctgtgtgtgttttcacagatCTACAACATGATTAATTATCCAACATCTACATTTCATCTCACTAAAATGCACTACAAGAAAGGATGAAATAATACTGTCAAGTGACTAGTTCACTAGTTCTAGACAAGTTCCTTCACGGTTATAATTCTCCACTTCAGTCTATAAATAGGAAGATGTCTTGAACTCATCTGGAACGTCGCTGTCCAGTTTACAGATCACCTTGTATATGGCCTTTTTCCAAGAGGGGTCTGAATCTTTGGCTGCAGAAATGGCACTGTAAAACTCGTGCAAGGTGATCTCAGAAACCTCCAGGAATCTGTCTGGCACCTGTAAAAGAGAACAAGTGGAAACATATAagatgaatcaataaatcaTATTCTAATAATGAAAAAGTACTTCATGTTATGCTGTGTTACAAGCATACTGAACAATTCATCTTCAGTTTTCTCAAAGTCAAAAACATATGAAATGAAGACCTGTAGCACAGACCTGTAACACTCAAACTGATGAAAGGGAGCTCATCTCTTTGTTCTCTGCACACATACAATAAATGCAATGCTGTGATCATTAGCTTTCATTTAGAGGTCTCTTTGATTAGCTAGTCTTGTTTTCTTGAACGTTAACTAACTACTGGTGAGCTTTCTTCCCACGGATTCTACCCAGCACTGACAGGGCCAGTCAACAAAGCACGGTTCTGAATCCCACAAGGAATATGGCAAGAAGATTAAAATGATTTGATATAGGTTAGGTTTAGGTATGAACTTAGAAATAATTGTGGTAAATAAGGATTTGATGGGGCGACCTCTGGCTCACCCAGTAGGagtgttcgccccatgttggccgGGTCCTGCAGTGGTgcgggtttgagtccgacctgctgccctttcctGCGTGTcaccccccatctctctcccactttcatgtctatccactgtcgcgtcgctataataaagggaaaaagcccccaaaaaaataatcttaaaaaaaaaaaaatgtaaaaaatgtaaaataaaaataaaagtaaggaTTTGATGTGGTTAAAGTTGGGCTAAGTAGCCCATAACTACAGCAGGATTAAAACGCATCAACAAATGAAGTCTTGATGCAAGGGATGCTGGGAGAAACCCAGGCTGCAGGGGATGTTTCCCATCCACTGACCAGTTAATACAACAGTTGTTGGCAtatgttatttttctttcccCTCATCTCCTGACACAAAAGCATCCCTGGGAAAGGAATGTCTTGGTCCCAAGGTAAAGAAAACGGTCCCGTCCCTTTCCCACCAAACGGCCTTCTCCCTCGGAATCCACAGCGTCTTTCTCAGCATTCCGCATCAGTAGCAATCTCAGTCTCGCTCAGGCGTACTGGTCCTCTAATCCTGAGTTGTTTTAGTAGGATTTTGCGGCTTCCTCTTCCCACAGTTTGATAAAGCATCACTCTGGAGTTTAGATAATGGCTGTAAAGGCTGGCCAGCCACAGGTGCAGTGTGACACACAGGTCATAGCACGACATACGTGACCATGGCTACATGCTGACAGGAGGGCATACTTCAGCAGGTTAGTAACTGCTGTGATGAATGTGTCAACTCCAatgctttaaaggaatagttgggcattttgggaaatatgcttattcactaTCTGGCAGAGTTAGATccaaagattgataccactctcatgtctgtctgttaaatatcaagcaacagccagcagccagttatcttagcttagcataaagaataaaaacaaagagaaacagctagcctggccctgtcctaaggtaacaaaatcaacctaccagcacctccagAGCCCactaattaaaaacaaagtgaaaaaaagaattcaACAATTCATGGTTGCTGGGCAACTGctcataataaaaataaaaaaaagatattacaTGTTaaatagtgagctttagaggtgctggtcgGTGGATTCTGTTACCTTCAGAGAGAGCCAGGCTAcctgtttccccgtttccagtctttatgcgaAGCTAAGCTAAACGGCTGTCATAAAACGAATAACCTTGTTCATCTATCACACAGTGTACAGATTACCTTTTTAGACAAAACCTCATGAGCAAAAATTCTGATAGAATCATCtctacacaaacaatacaaacagcAACATAAAAGAGGAATGACTAATGAGTGATACTTACGTGGAAGTCATTGGCTTTATTGTAGTGCATGTTCAGTGCCCGGAACAGCTCTGAGTCCCTGCTAACTGTCATGTCTTTGACATCACTGATGCCGTCAACAATAGACTGGCGGGCAAACTTCTCCATCTGGATGTAGTAGAACTCCCTGAAGTTACTGAACCACTTGATCAGCTGAGAGGTGATGCAGCGGTTGAACtggaaatggagaaaaaaaacttcacttTATACCATTCATAAGCTTACAGCCAAGGATTCAAGGGTCCTGCATTGACAATAATCTGTCCAGctaagtgtccttgagcaaaacAATGAATCCCTAGCAGCTGTCGAAGTGCTTTACGGACCTTTGATCTCTGAGTGAAGAAGGCAAAGGAAAGCAGAGACCATCCTTTTCAGGATTAATGAAATATGTCATTTCAGAATTTATTTTAGACTTCAATGAGAGcatacaaaaattaaaaacaatattaatcTCCCTGCTTTTCaattaaaaatcaaatggccGACTGATGCGTTGGCATTAGCCACCCTTTCCATAATTGACTGAAAACCTGCATTTGGTACCTGTAGGGCAAAATGCCACCAAATGGTCTGTCACTCTACGCGACATTAATTGCTCTGAGCTTTTCCCACCAATGTCTGGGGTGAAAAAACATCTGTCAGGGCTCTGTATTTCTAAACTCAGTCTTGACATTAGTCTTGTTATTCTATCTCCTCAtccagaaagacagaaaaaaatgccTAAGGGCTGGGCAGGCATCAAAGACGTTTCTTCTCTCTGGTGTGGTGGGTGAGAAAGCGGCAGCATAAGGACAGAAGGAAGCTTCCCTCTCATTGACTCGGGCTGATAGGATGGAATCAGACACTGGGATTAGGTGCTCTTTTGTTCAGTGCCACTTCCCACCACAGGATTGTAAGCAAGGAGGAGACGTTTGCAGGGCTGCAGCAACAGCATCCTCCCCCCTGACCTCGGGGGTCAGAGCAGATTGAGAGGCAGGGGCCCGCACTGGCTCAAAGATCCAGGGCCACGGTGGAAGGAGAAAAGATAGGAGAGGAGATGGAAGAGAAACTCGAGAGAAAATTAGAAGGTAGGCAAGAGAGGAAGTAAGAGTGGGAGCTCATAAGCAGGAAGCATGTACTGTTCCTACTGGAAAAGATTAAAGAGTAGAAAGCAGAGATAAATAGGATAAATGAGAAGAACAAACAACAGGAGGACAGATAAGGAGACAAGAGAGAAGACAAAAGAAGGAGATAGAAGAGGAGGCATGACACGAGCCCAAGGCCAAAATACACAGGATGTTGTGTTTAGGGCCAGCTCATCGCCGCCTGGTTGCTGCCGCACAAGTCTCTAATACCAACTCTCTGTTGACACTCAATAGCAATGCCTTGCCTACAGAGTCCTTTGTCACTCCATTTGCTGACTGGAGTGGCTTTTTTAAAGAGAGAATGCCCCTGTATCTCCCTCTGCCCCCAGGACATACTAGCAGCTCAGTGGCTTTGTTATTTAAACCCTCTGCgtttttgtttctctcctcCGACACACTGCTGATTTTTTTgtcccaaacacacactgacaagtaGATACCCGGGAGCTAAACACAGGGCAAACAATCCTGTTGGTTGTTTGCgactttaaattaaaaaagagatttattttatacataaaaaaaaagaaattacctTGACATCAGGGAAGAAGGTTTTCAGCACATTGGAGCTGGGGTAGCGGGTGTAGAAGAACATTAGCTTTGCCTTCTTCAGATGGCTCGGAGTGAGACCCTCCTGGATGTTCACATTTATGTTAAGGCAGAAGAAACTGGCAATTAAATACAACACACAGCATACAGTCCTTTGCAAAGTGATAGCAGACCAGAGTATTGTGTTGCCTCAATCTTCAGCTAAATTGAATTTCCCTAAAGAACAGCTCGGCTTTAACCAGGGAGTCAATAATGACCCTAACATGTGCTTATTGGCAAAACAGAATTACGAATTAGATTAGAGATTTTTAATTAGAAAGCAAAGCACTTCATGCCTGGATGTTATGACagcttgttttaaaatgtttagaaaAAAGGAGATGATTTTCTGATATAATTAAGTTGATTTAAAGATGACATATGTTGCTATGTATTTTTCCCTTGGAAAAAAACCTTGCaaaaattttgtaaaatgttacaaaaaagtaaaaagttacacataatttattttctaaattgtTTCTTAGGTTATGtggtaaaaaaacatattaaatgGTGTAACAttcaatatatattttctttattgccAGTATTAATAAATGCAATACCTCCTCAAGCGTTCCCCCTATGGCAATGGAGATACTCAGAAGCATTTCCTATGTagtccaccaccaccaccatgccTTAGGTCATAATATTTCCTTATCAGGTCACCACGCCATACATTTATTAGGGAACCCTACCTTTGAAATACGGAAGTTTGGATGAAAGATTTATGTGGTATTGTTCAAAGAGAAGCAGAGCTCTTTGCTCCATAAAGATAAAGGGAATCCTGAGAGGCACCACATAATATTCCTATCTAATGCCTTACGACAAGAGAATCAACAAAACTGAACACTTTTGTGACTATTTTAGGATAATTTACTTTATAAAGAGCGACAgtaaacaaattatttattttaattaactcGGGCAAAGAAAGCTGAAATGTAGATATTATTCGAATCATATTGATTGTGGATgttagcaaacaaacaaaaaataaaaacaaaaaatatttttttttccctgaaTAGAACAATTCATCCCAGAGGGACTTTCTTTGAGTTCCTATGAGGCAAAACAACTGTTATCTTGCACTCTATTTCAATCATGTACATTCTGACAAAGGTATCCAACAACAAATGCTCAAGACAAGAGCTCAAGTGTTATGGTTGGGAGGCACTTTTGGTTTCCACCAGCACTCAGATGTGACCTTTTAGATGCACCCCTATCACTCTGATGAAGGAGAAATAGATCCTGCACCTTTTCAAGTCTGAAAAAACGATGCTTCCTGAAACAGAAACTGATGCTTTTTCTGCCTTTGAAAAATTGGCTTTTGTTCCTGGCAATTCTTATCAAAGCCTTGTATtcctttttatttgtctttttctaaacttaaagtCATTACTCTGCTCAGATTAAAGAAGACGCTAtaattttctatggggttagcAAGATCAAAGAAAAAATTCTCCTTGAAGTTTTTTACTGGAACTGCCCATGCTGCAATGAGCTTCAACCAGCCATTGTTCAAATGGAAGAGCTATATGATGAAGCAatatagggggggggggggtgtataaaataaaaagataaatacagCATATATGAGATATTATCAAACATATTTTGCTGTAGTGGGAAATATGATGTGACATCAAGATTTTCACTGCAAATTTGTACAAGTAGATTGTTTTTGaagtcttaaaaaataaatgtattataaaaTGTAGTCATTCTGTAATATGGGttttatatttacacagtaaagtcactgttttttcattttttaatcatcattATTAAACAATATACTTCTAAATCCTGCATCAAGAAAAGGCAAAAAGCAAAGCCACCCTGGCTcgaaatatttctttaaagtgaAAGGATATGTTGAGTGACATATAGGGGTTTCGCTCAGCCATGCTCTGCAGTTCACCGCACTCGATCTTGACATGAGGAAGACACAGATTGTCGACCGTCACTGCCCCCAGGGCAGAGGGACGAGTGTGGTGGCCGAGGTGGCTGGATGTCACCTTGGACCTCATGGCGATGGTGTCCCAGGGCAGGTCCACTGAGTCGGGGGAGGTCCTGTCCATTGAAGGGGGCATGCAAGGGAGACCCCCGAAGTTGGAATGGGGCCCGTACTTAAGAAGATGCTCTAGGATCTGACTGTCATGCAGAGGGGTGCTGTAATTGAACTGAAATGGTGTCTGGTGCACAGGATAGGGCCTCTTCACTGTCGGGGTAACTGAGCTCAGAGGGGTCACTGCCGGTTTGCGGACCACCAGTGACAGCGCCTCCGTCTGGTCCTGTGGGCTTTGAGCCTCAGAGCGTTCATAATACTCCAAAGAGTGGGGTTTCACTGCAGCCTCCTCAGCATGGAGCTGTTCCTGGGTGGAGCCCACCTGCTGGCTCTTCCTGTCTGCACCCATGCTGAGCTGCATCTCTGGAGATGAGCACATGCGCTGCTGAGGGGACAGATCCAGCCCAGTGGAGGACACCTTCTTGAACACTTTGTCCACACAGTCATTCACAGCCCTGGAGAGCTCCTGCTTCAGGGTTTCCTGCAGGTTCTGACTTTCTCTCTGGTGTACCAGGTAACCAACTACTTTCATTCGGTTCTTACACTCTGCAGTCACTCTGCTATTCTTCCTTTCAAAATCATCTTCAGTGCTTATGTAGCGTGGCTCTGTGCTTTCTCCCATGGTGTCGTGCTCAACAGTGACTTCTGTCTCATCTCTGTCATTGTGTTCAGGGTCCTCCTGGTTGTAAACTTGAAGGAACTTTTCCTggagctgacgtaacagcctcTGCATGCTGTGGAGCTGCTCTTTCAGCTTGTGACACTCCTCATCCTTGGTGTTGCAG
This region of Sander vitreus isolate 19-12246 chromosome 20, sanVit1, whole genome shotgun sequence genomic DNA includes:
- the prox2 gene encoding prospero homeobox protein 2 — protein: MNLSLPDQNMHNSSECCLEDDKPDVMLPCFRRNMYDEPLASYSSGSIISQLLRKTIHNKRALDESNFYLSSSTAADSGQEDQCSVSSKDSTVEAASPSGHVSTGVSLEGEHPMTDHLQAKRARVENIIRVMAGSPNSRQHGDSERSDTDARDTREAREAYRENKRKQRLPQHQEHSVGGPANRRPGSSSSDNCNTKDEECHKLKEQLHSMQRLLRQLQEKFLQVYNQEDPEHNDRDETEVTVEHDTMGESTEPRYISTEDDFERKNSRVTAECKNRMKVVGYLVHQRESQNLQETLKQELSRAVNDCVDKVFKKVSSTGLDLSPQQRMCSSPEMQLSMGADRKSQQVGSTQEQLHAEEAAVKPHSLEYYERSEAQSPQDQTEALSLVVRKPAVTPLSSVTPTVKRPYPVHQTPFQFNYSTPLHDSQILEHLLKYGPHSNFGGLPCMPPSMDRTSPDSVDLPWDTIAMRSKVTSSHLGHHTRPSALGAVTVDNLCLPHVKIECGELQSMAERNPYMSLNIQEGLTPSHLKKAKLMFFYTRYPSSNVLKTFFPDVKFNRCITSQLIKWFSNFREFYYIQMEKFARQSIVDGISDVKDMTVSRDSELFRALNMHYNKANDFHVPDRFLEVSEITLHEFYSAISAAKDSDPSWKKAIYKVICKLDSDVPDEFKTSSYL